The Strix uralensis isolate ZFMK-TIS-50842 chromosome 4, bStrUra1, whole genome shotgun sequence genomic interval GACTCCAAAATTTTATTGATTAAAACTGAGCTAAACTAAACTGCTTCCATAGGTACCAAATACCCTTCCTCaacattctcatttcttttacagcttttCTTGATATCAAACAAGGTTTAAAATGCAACTTGCTTACAAGGAGGCATGTCACATGTATTAGACTAGCAAACCCTTTCTAGTACTGTGTATCAAAAGATGGACTTGGACTTAAGGGGGAGAAGTTAAGGATAAAAGTATCAAATGTTTAGAGTCAACTGCCCTGAGTACCCTTTCCCTCTGTACACCTTCCTGGAGCCACAATGCATTTAATATATGTAGATGACATTAGATTAAAAACTGCAGATAATGGGAGAAATGATAGTCAGCTCAATCCATCAGACCTTCTGAAAAACGATATCACAACTGTGCACAGTTTTCTAGTACCTGGAGGTAatggtgtttttttctgaatcaaAACCACAGCAACTTTCGTATTTCTTCCCTGCAAACTTTgcctaaaataaaaacaacacagcaTAGCATCAAGGTTTCGcttcttatttctgaattatCAGAACAAAATGAGATTTCGGTCTAGATGGAAGCATTGAAAGAATGttatataggggaaaaaaacaacaaccaacatGCTGCATCATCCACAGAATGCTGTCTTCCCTTTTTTGTTCAGATGGGACAGAATAATTGTGCTGAGTTTAGCAAGAAAAACTTCAGGGGCTGTTTTTACTTAAGTAACTTTTACAAACAGACcgttaaaaaaaagtttctttactGTCAGTTTTATGTTAAAAAGCAAAGTTCAAATTCCCCTTAATTtatatctaagaaaaaaaaatatttgtatgttttagAATGTAAAAAGGATTCTGCAATTCACACTTACCATTAGCTTGTAGTACATTACGAACCAAGTGAAAAAACTCTACCTGACAATTTCAACTCGAGTAGCACATTCcgactgtttttctttccattgtggCTCATCCCAGTCTAGTTCATAGAACACCACCACAAGTGCTGGAACCAAATTCAGGTGTTTGTTCATCCAACCAGTCTTCAGGATTCCTTTTGGAATATACCATTCATAGGATGTCCTCTGAAAATATTGAGGTTATTAAAGCAAGCTACCAAATCCAGTTACGGGCATCTATAGCAGGAGAAAGGGAATTGCCTCTACATTCTTGTCACTTGAGCATGTTTGTCATCTTTCCTTTAACATTCTTCCCCTCAAGCCTTTGCTTCCTATTGAGTAAGACATACCCCTCCTTACCTAGCATCCAGGGCCTAATGTCTGAGATACCATCAACAAAGAACAGATTCCATTTCTGTTCCAAACTGTTTCTCCAAAGAATAATTGGAGAAAAGGGTCAAGTTCAGAAGCATGCTTCACACACTTTCATGAAATATTAGGCTCAATTTAAAAGGGGACTCTCAAACAGAGCCAGGACAAAATCAGTTTGGATTCTTGTTCTTTGCCAGCATCACAGAATTATGTAGTTTTCCAAGAGTTAAACCCATTGACATTGCTTCTTAACTGCCattgcaaagcagaaagcagagcagagatattctttctgctgcatttcattTAAAGGCTTTATGCTTTGTCAGAATACGTTAATTTCACGTATCTAGTTTCTCCAGAGTTAAACTTCGGGTTTCATTAAAGTTCAAATTTTACAAGTGTACCTTAACGCTGAGTAAATGAACAGCAAGTACTTTATAAAGTAAATTATATTGGCTTTCTCTGCTTCTGGCTTATGAGCCAAGGCACCCTGTTTTCCTCTGCATCCCTAACACCCCATCACGACGCCCTTGGCTTCCCCTTAGTCCTGACAATTTTTCTCAGACTTCCAGCTCCCACGCTTCCCCTCCAACAGCGGGGGAAGAGATGAAAGGCTGGCTGAGCGTTTAGCAGTGCCAGTGCTGCTCAGCTGCCTGCAAACcaggcagctcagcccagccccttGCTACGTCCCTTCCCCTCAGGAGCCACCAACTCCCACATCCCCCCCCCGGGCCTGCCGCTGGCTTTCGCTGCGCGGGCAGAAGCTTGAACTCCGTGAGGGGCCGGGCCCGCCAGGACGGGGAGCAGCCGGGGCACACGCCGCTCGCTACCTTCGTCCTGCACTTGGGGTACTCGTGGTCGCCGGGGAGCACTTTGAAGGAGATGGGGACGCGGTCGGCTCTCCGGTTGGCGCAGAAGGCGTCCCACACGGCCCGGTGCACGGCGTTGTACACCACGTCCAAGCCGGTGAGGGTGACAAACGCCATGGGCCGGCAGCACAGCTCCACCGGGAAGTCCCACTGCGTCGGGGTCATCCTGCGCCCGGGCAGGCGGCCTGCGAGGCGGCAGGAGGGTGGCTCTCAGCGCGGCGCCTCTGCGGCCCAGGCCGGCCGCtcctccccggcccggcccgccccggctgcaggagctccgCGCGGCTCCGCCGGGCACTGACACGGAGTCGGGCCCGTCCCTCCGCGGGGCGCCGCTCACTGCCGCGGGCTGGAGCTAGGCGCTGGGCAGCGGCAGCCGGGAGCAGTCGCGGGAGGTGTCgcgggcagggagagggagggccGCCGCCTCAGGAAGCGAGCGACGGGCATCAGAAGGGCAGCAGAAACGACCAATCGGCGCCTCCGCTCCACCGCCGGGCCAGTCAGGGAGCGCCCGGGAGAGACGTCACTGGAAAAGGAGCCACTTAGCTAAAGAAGGAAGAGAGGCGAGACAGTGGATCCGGCCAGTGGGAAGACAGGGAGGAGGTGACGACGGGAAGAAGGGACCAATAGCAGCGAGCGACCGGGTGACCCGTGCTTCCCTCAGGGGAGGTGTGTCCGTCGGGCGGGGCCGCTCGGGCCTCCCCGTGCGACACCGGCGGGGTCGCGCCGCGCCAGCGAGGCCCGCCCAGCCCCGGCGGCGGTGAGGTGGGACGGGGGGGATCcccgcggcgcgcgcgcgcgcgccaTGGCGGCCAACGAGGACCAGGAGGTGAGagccccgggccctgcccgcgcGGAGCGGGCAGGCCGTGAGGCGCCGCTGCCTGAGGGAGAGCCGGCCCAGGAGACTCCCGCAgcgcggccggggccgggaggGAGCCGCCGTGTGGGGAGAGGGGCCCGGGGGGGAGGCGACCCGGGTggcggggagcgggagggaaGAGCCGGCCGCTTCAGCGGGcgaggaggtggggaggagggagccgggcggcggcggggctgggggggccggggggagggcgGGAAACCGGCGGAGCCGTGCACAGCTTCGCAAACCGACCGCGGTTAGGCGCGAGCTTCGTGTTCGGGCTGAAATCGGTAACCTCCTTCTGTGCTTCTTGCTGCAGATGGAGCTGGAAGCGCTGCGCTCTATCTACGAGGGGGACCTGTGCTTCAGGGAGCTTAGCCCGGTTTCCTTCCAGTACAGGGTAAGGCGAGGTGAAGGTCTGCGAGTCGCTGCAGCTCAGGCTTCGCCCTGAAGTTCTGTCCTGTAGTTGATGGACTGTGGTTTTTCTAAAACAAACGGGTATACAATGTGCAGTAAAGGCTAGAGCTGTAGGCCGTTCTTTCAGGATCTTTGGTACGATGATGCTTGATAGCACAATGCTTCATGTTTAGGAACCTGTTCCCAGTGCGGGTTTATTATCCCTTAGCTAGGCGTCCTACTTACACATCTGTGTACTGCATAGCCAGAACTGTCAAACTGGCTGAAGGAGCCAGCCTGCTGACTAGTACTTAAACTAGCTGGTCAGAAATGTCACTTATAGAGAcctttgtatttaaaactttGAACCTCCCTTATTGATCAGTTACAAGGTTCTAGTCTCTTGTTCAGAGGCAGTTGACATGCCTTGTCTACCTGCTAAAGAGAAAATCCACAAAATGCTTTGGGCGTGTGCACTGATACAGTCTGCTCAGGAGACATACAAGGAGTGCTGAGCTTGAGATATGCAATTAGATTCTGGCATTAAATTCTTGCCAGCTTTCTTAAATGCAAAAACCTGGAAGTTCTTCTGAGCATGGACTGAGGTAGATCTTTGGATCTTTGGATTTTATTGATGAAAACTTAGGCACTCATGGGACAGAAGGGAGACTTATGAAAATGCAGTATGCCTGTAGTGGGGAGGAGGCATCTAAAATCACCTTTTTGTGACTTTTCAAATAACTTCAGAATAACATCAGTAATTGTAATGAGATATAGATCAGTTTAATTAATAGCACTTGAATCCCATCCATGTAAGTGCAGCCTTCCTCTGCTGATAGGACCATTCTTAGTAAATTTAATTTCCTCAAAAGAATAAATGTGACACGCGTACAAGTCTACAGTGTATCATTCTACATTTTTTACTGGCTTTGGTCATTGCTGATTTTTATTAGATGAAAAATAATTGTCAGAAGTTAGGAGAACTCCATTTAAATACTGTAAAACTTAGTGTCAGACAAAGGCAATAATACATCTTTCCCATGAAGAAGAATTTGTATTATGAGAAGGCATAATTCAAGTAAGAACATGAGAAGGTAGAATTTGAATGCCATTTTTCTGAGCCTCATGTCTCCCATGTCTCACATACAGAATAGAGCTGTTTTGTAATTAGTGTGCTATGAAATGGAgattgaagaaatatttttcaaatgttgaGAAAATGTAGCACCATCGTTTAACATAAAGCTACACAGCTTTTAGGTTTCACTGACAAGGAGAAGGAGCATGGTCATGCAGCTTTCTGTCTGGATTTGCTCAGTGAACAGTTGACAGCACTTTCCTGAGAGAACTCTGTAAACCTTACCACCACTTCTTGGTAGCAATGGGAAGTGGAGTGCAACACTGTATATGACGTCTTGAAAAATGTTGCAGATTCTTGATTTAAAGTCTTACTTATTTCACCTCTGAAACAGATGCTTCTGAGTTAGTCCACTGTGCTGAAACAGACACTGTAAATAAAAAAggaccaacttttttttttttttttttttaagtacagtaGCCTTACCTTGGTTAGGACTTGTGGCTACACTTCGTTCCATGCAATTTGATGAAGCCAAATTTTGACTATTCTGTAATGAGGGAAATAAGGGAGAATTTTTGGGTTATTTCAGAATACGGATTTAAGCAACTTTGTCACGTTTGTTTTCCAAATCCTTGTGTGAAACAGTTATTTCTGTTTGTATAGTATGCCTTTGGTAGCACCTGTagtagttttaaattttttaaaaattatttcttttttatttaacatgATTGTAAGGATTGTGTATGTAATTTGAGTTCACTAAATTGGTTTGATGTGCATGATTACTTATATTAAAGCgtgctttttttaatgctgtgatTTTTTAATCCAGTGTCATTCTACCGACTTCTTAAGTCTTTTTCTACTCATTCTTTCTTATAGTGAAATATCTGTAGGGCTGGGACATAAATATTGAAATTCTTACCTATTATTTTTGCTGTCTTAGGTCACTAGTTTATCTTCATGTTTATTTCAACACTGTTTTGTGGTTTGCTTTCATGTTCTGAGCTTGGATGTGGGGACGGCGGTTAAAAAGAAGGCTTCTTTTCAGTTCTCATATGATTGTGTAATGTTTGGCTTGCAGATTCTACAAGCAGTAGCTTTTAAAAcgaagcaattaaaaaaaataaatcaagtcaGCTTTgaatgtttctgctgttttttctaaGACGAAAACTGCAGGGTAGAGGTTAATATTGATGTCAAAAATGTAGTGCTTTTTCTAGAtaacagctttattttctaaCTGATAACTTTATGAAAATAGTTGTTATCTTATGGAGTTTGGATAGTCTTAAAGAAGTGAAAGACTTTCATATTGTCATTGTAAACCATAATAAGTGACTGGAAACTGTTGATTTATAcaggtttttctttcccttcagatAGGCGAAAGTGGAGATCCTAAAGCCTTTCTAATAGAAGTTTCTTGGCCAGAAACATATCCACAAACAGCACCAGTCATATCGATGGATGCTTTTTTCAACAACACAATGTAAGTATTTATGACAGCTTCTCTCCCTAGCCTTGTATGTGGGGGCTCTTTAGTTGACAAGCTTTTCTTCATCTGTCTAGATCACAGTTGCGTTTTATGATTTCTTTTAGATCTTCAGCTATTAAACAAAGTATATTGGATAAGTTAATGGTAGAAGTTGAAGCAAATCTTGGAACTGCTATGACATACACACTTTTTGAATATGCCAAAGATAATAAAGAGGTGTTCATGGAAAATCAGCCGGTTAACACTGTGGTAAGTAGACAATTCAGATTTTAATATCTGgcttttaaaattgcaaaaaaatGGTCATTACAGCTCTAAATACTTCATAACTCTGCCTTTAAGTTGTTAATCAGTATATTGGATATACACATTAGTGGCTAAACAGTGACACACAGTGTATGGTGTCACAATCATCTGTGGTCATAGTTGTTATATTTAACTATTATTTTGCTGTTATACCAAAATGTTTGTGAGCTGCAGTTCTGTCCCACAGAGTGACATAAAAATGGAGACTTGGAGCAGAAGCAAAACTAAAAAGAGCTGATTAAAGGCatgtgctgggggtgggagggtaGCAAATTACTGCAACCTTCCTGGGATGCAATGGATTGTGTAAGTGCCTCTCCAGGGTCTTGAATGAGTCAGGCTGGGTCTATTTGTGGCTTCTGAGTTGTGTAAGTGCATTATTGGCCATTGTAGTGCTGCAGATTTGCTTTGAGGAAGAAGGAATGCTTTCCATGCTTGGGAAGTCTGAATCCCTTCAAAACTAAATCACACTCCATGACTAAATTTAGAAAGTGTAAGAGATGCCCTTTGCAACTCTGAAAAGGAATAATTCCAGTCCCCAacacatgttttttaaaatgccagtCATGATTATATGTTGATTAAAAGCTGCAGACTGCTGACAGCATTGCTTCTTTCTGACAGTCAAGATATTTCAGAATGTCAGGTTTGGTAATCACACACAGAGCTATCTGTTCAACTGATATGCAAAATATTAACAACCATTTTTATCCTTCTCAGACTTCAGTAAGCAATAGTATTGCAATTGGAACTCCTGATGTGCCAGCAAgtaagaaaaaagataaaaaggagcAGTTATCCAAAACCCAGAAACGAAAACTAGCCGATAAAACAGGTTTGCTCACTAtaatattgttttgtttcagcAGTATGAGAATCCAGATTGTATAGCAGTGACATCTTGCTAGAGTCAGAATCAGTAGTCATTTGTTTATATTAACTGCTTTAAGTCTGTGGTctctgttttgcttgttttagaTGAATTACTCTCGCCTGAGATGTTAATTGTGGTCAAAGCAACTTCCTATAGAGTAGGGATTTCAAGATgtcattggttttgttttatttttttatttcaatttggACAAAAGTGcaattttcaaaaaatacttGTGGGAGGAGAGCATTTGGGACTTCTACAAATTCACTTTCAACAAAAGACATGGTTTGTTGATGGGCCCCCATGAATAATTCAcgttattaaaaatgtaatttctaaatgaaagtatttgttttggaacccaaaataaaacatttaatttagttTGTATCTTCGAAATAGAGGTGCTTCTGCAGATACTTTATGCTTTCAATGAAATGGTAGGTTTTTGATTGAAGTGTTCAATATTTCAGCTAATCCTGCTGAGGGCTTTTATGTGTTCAGCCTTAATCTTTTATAATGATCTGGATAATATTATCCTCTTGCAGCAATATGTTTTACCCTGTGATAGCAATTTCTGCATTTAATTTACCTAACCTAATGTATAATTGGCAGATTAAATGTTGACAGTATCGAGGAAAAGCTGCGTAAAATTTTGTTCTTTGACAGAATGCATCGTTGCTGGTCAGCCCAGCGCATGTTGGAGTTGCCTTCTAAATTAAATGTCAGATGGACTGAGGTGTTTTTATTTAACCAGAATTACTTTAAAGAACAAGATGTGTTTAAGACATTAATATCTGGTTTTGTCCTCATGGCTTTGTAGTGGAGAAATTAAGGGGTTTGGATCTTTAGAATTTTGCATGTTGATTTTAAAGAAAGCTAAAGATTCCCCTTAGCTTGTGTGttgaaaataaaaccttcttTTCTGCAGATAACAAAGGGGAGCTTCCACGAGGATGGAACTGGGTGGACGTAATTAAGGTAACATGACTGTATTATatgcagtattttgaaaatgctgcatatgtacattaaaaataatttgtacttaTGGATGAAGAAAactaatctgattttttttttttttttttgcttttcttggtttGGATTTGACTGTGGTGTCTGATTCATTTCTATATGCATCCAGCATGTAAGTATTTTCAAGTTATCTTTTTTTAACGTTAAAAAGATTTTCAAGAAATAGTAAGAATTGTTGCTCATTTTGGATTGTAATTTAATGCGTTAAAATGCTTAGTCCTGAATGTTAGAGAAAGACTTTGATTCCTCTTTGAACTTTGTTggtttagtatttcttttttctttattgagCAATTAAATTTTAATCTTATGGTGAGAGAGCTGTGCTAGCCAAATGGACTTCAAATATTCTGTCTTCACATGGCAACAAGATGTAAAATAAAGTTA includes:
- the RWDD4 gene encoding RWD domain-containing protein 4 produces the protein MAANEDQEMELEALRSIYEGDLCFRELSPVSFQYRIGESGDPKAFLIEVSWPETYPQTAPVISMDAFFNNTISSAIKQSILDKLMVEVEANLGTAMTYTLFEYAKDNKEVFMENQPVNTVTSVSNSIAIGTPDVPASKKKDKKEQLSKTQKRKLADKTDNKGELPRGWNWVDVIKHVSIFKLSFFNVKKIFKK